A DNA window from Pseudomonas sp. B21-056 contains the following coding sequences:
- a CDS encoding outer membrane protein assembly factor BamE, with protein MPANRYLLLLATQCCLPSWAAEHTVHRCENSAGQVTFTTLSCGPGEDLSLQQIHPYSPGTIEPAGESMLPEAEHRQTSGNITRRREPTVVGQFEDRCGNLLSPGQRRDAIMDRRIVTGMSQQDVESALGKPDSIKMRNSNTRYTYKAKNGRSAEVVFDEKGCVKGKSQATKSPR; from the coding sequence ATGCCGGCCAATCGTTATCTGCTTCTGCTTGCCACCCAGTGCTGCCTGCCTTCGTGGGCCGCCGAACACACCGTTCATCGCTGCGAAAACAGCGCAGGGCAGGTCACCTTCACCACCTTGAGCTGCGGGCCGGGAGAAGACCTGTCATTGCAACAAATCCATCCATACAGCCCCGGCACGATCGAACCCGCCGGCGAATCGATGCTGCCCGAAGCCGAGCACCGGCAAACATCCGGCAACATAACCAGGCGCAGGGAACCGACGGTTGTCGGTCAGTTCGAAGACCGCTGCGGGAATCTGCTCAGCCCCGGGCAGCGTCGCGATGCAATCATGGACAGGCGAATCGTCACCGGCATGAGCCAGCAGGACGTGGAAAGCGCCCTCGGCAAACCCGATTCAATCAAGATGCGGAATTCGAACACCCGCTACACCTACAAAGCAAAGAACGGTCGCAGCGCAGAGGTCGTGTTCGATGAGAAAGGCTGTGTAAAAGGCAAATCACAGGCAACAAAAAGCCCGCGTTAA